The following coding sequences are from one Paenibacillus sp. JDR-2 window:
- the lepB gene encoding signal peptidase I, whose product MSVSPSDLNETAPREVREKPHWFKEVLEWAKTITISFLIVMVLHLFVFNLSTVEGHSMEPTLQDREWLFVNKAAYLIGNPKLGDIVILEDPSAYGTEKDFLVKRVVGVAGDRIEIYNKRLYRNGEQVSEAYTDVEIEDLDFMPIIVPKGQYFVMGDNRHARASKDSRIFGTVPRTMIHGRADIILWPFKQVKVL is encoded by the coding sequence ATGAGTGTTTCCCCTTCTGATCTGAATGAAACCGCCCCGCGGGAGGTTCGTGAAAAGCCTCATTGGTTCAAGGAAGTGCTGGAGTGGGCGAAGACCATTACGATTTCTTTTCTGATCGTTATGGTGCTGCATCTGTTTGTCTTTAACCTCTCGACAGTCGAAGGGCATTCCATGGAGCCGACGCTTCAGGACCGGGAGTGGCTGTTCGTGAATAAAGCAGCTTATCTGATCGGCAATCCCAAGCTTGGGGATATCGTTATTCTCGAGGATCCTTCCGCTTACGGCACCGAAAAAGATTTTCTGGTGAAGCGGGTTGTTGGCGTAGCGGGCGACCGCATCGAAATATACAATAAACGGCTCTACCGTAACGGGGAACAGGTATCGGAGGCCTATACCGATGTCGAGATCGAGGATCTGGACTTTATGCCTATCATTGTTCCGAAAGGGCAGTATTTCGTTATGGGGGACAACCGCCATGCGAGAGCCAGCAAGGACAGCCGGATTTTTGGCACCGTACCGCGTACCATGATCCACGGCAGAGCGGATATTATATTATGGCCGTTCAAACAGGTGAAGGTATTATAA
- the rnhA gene encoding ribonuclease HI: MKEVTIYTDGACSGNPGPGGWGAVLFYGVHRKELSGGEKHSTNNRMEIQAVIEALNLLKEPCKAKIYSDSAYVVNCFQKGWIHGWLRNGWKNSKKEPVENQDLWKTLWDLMKRHQVEYIKVKGHSDNEWNNRCDELAREAIKRL, translated from the coding sequence ATGAAGGAAGTCACTATCTATACGGATGGCGCCTGTTCGGGGAACCCCGGGCCTGGCGGCTGGGGAGCCGTTCTATTCTATGGTGTCCACCGGAAAGAACTCTCCGGGGGCGAGAAGCATTCGACGAACAATCGGATGGAGATCCAGGCGGTCATTGAAGCGCTGAACCTTCTGAAGGAACCGTGCAAAGCAAAGATATACAGCGATTCCGCATATGTGGTGAATTGCTTCCAGAAGGGCTGGATTCACGGCTGGCTGCGTAACGGCTGGAAGAACAGCAAGAAAGAACCGGTGGAGAATCAGGATCTGTGGAAAACCCTATGGGATCTGATGAAGCGCCACCAGGTGGAATACATCAAAGTAAAAGGGCATAGCGACAACGAGTGGAATAACCGCTGCGACGAGCTTGCCCGCGAAGCGATTAAACGGTTGTGA